The Cervus canadensis isolate Bull #8, Minnesota chromosome X, ASM1932006v1, whole genome shotgun sequence genome contains a region encoding:
- the RBMX gene encoding RNA-binding motif protein, X chromosome, with the protein MVEADRPGKLFIGGLNTETNEKALEAVFGKYGRIVEVLLMKDRETNKSRGFAFVTFESPADAKDAARDMNGKSLDGKAIKVEQATKPSFESGRRGPPPPPRSRGPPRGLRGGRGGSGGTRGPPSHGGHMDDGGYSMNFNMSSSRGPLPVKRGPPPRSGGPPPKRSAPSGPVRSSSGMGGRAPVSRGRDSYGGPPRREPLPSRRDVYLSPRDDGYSTKDSYSSRDYPSSRDTRDYAPPPRDYTYRDYGHSSSRDDYPSRGYSDRDGYGRDRDYSDHPSGGSYRDSYESYGNSRSAPPTRGPPPSYGGSSRYDDYSSSRDGYGGSRDSYSSSRSDLYSSGRDRVGRQERGLPPSMERGYPPPRDSYSSSSRGAPRGGGRGGSRSDRGGGRSRY; encoded by the exons ATGGTTGAGGCAGATCGCCCAGGAAAGCTCTTTATCGGTGGCCTCAAtacagaaacaaatgagaaagcCCTTGAAGCAGTATTTGGCAAATATGGACGAATAGTGGAAG TTCTCTTGATGAAAGATCGTGAAACCAATAAATCTAGAGGATTTGCTTTTGTCACCTTTGAAAGCCCAGCAGATGCTAAGGATGCAGCCAGAGACATGAATGGAAAG TCCTTAGATGGAAAAGCCATCAAGGTAGAACAAGCCACTAAACCGTCATTTGAAAGTGGCAGACGTGGACCACCTCCACCTCCAAGAAGCAGAGGCCCTCCCAGAGGTCTtcgaggaggaagaggaggaagtggaggaacCAGGGGACCTCCATCCCATGGAGGGCACATGG ATGATGGTGGCTATTCCATGAATTTTAACATGAGTTCTTCCAGGGGACCACTTCCGGTAAAAAGAGGACCACCACCACGAAGTGGGGGTCCTCCTCCTAAAAGATCTGCCCCTTCAGGACCAGTTCGAAGCAGCAGTGGAATGGGAGGAAGAG CTCCTGTATCACGTGGAAGAGATAGTTACGGAGGTCCACCTCGAAGGGAGCCCTTGCCCTCTCGTAGAGATGTTTATTTGTCCCCAAGAGATGATGGATATTCTACTAAAGACAG ctaTTCGAGCAGAGATTACCCAAGTTCTCGTGATACAAGAGATTATGCACCACCACCAAGAGATTATACTTACCGTGATTATGGTCATTCCAGTTCACGTGATGACTATCCATCAAGAGGCTATAG TGATAGAGATGGCTATGGTCGTGATCGTGACTATTCAGATCATCCAAGTGGAGGTTCCTACAGAGATTCATATGAGAGTTATG GTAACTCACGTAGTGCTCCACCTACACGAGGGCCCCCGCCATCTTATGGTGGAAGCAGTCGCTATGATGATTACAGCAGCTCACGTGACGGATATGGTGGAAGTCGAGACAGTTACTCAAGCAGCCGAAGTGATCTCTACTCAAGTGGTCGTGATCGGGTTGGCAGACAAGAAAGAGGGCTTCCCCCTTCTATGGAAAGGGGGTACCCTCCTCCACGAGATTCCTACAGCAGTTCAAGCCGCGGAGCACCAAGAGGTGGTGGCCGTGGAGGAAGCCGATCTGATAGAGGGGGAGGCAGAagcagatattaa